The Phaeacidiphilus oryzae TH49 region CGCGCGGCCAGCGCCTCGGCGGTGGCCTTGAGCGGGACCAGGGCCGGGTCCTCGTCGAAGAGCCAGGGGTAGATCATCTCGCCGGTGAAGCGGACCGGGCGGCTGCCCGCGTACCCGAACTCGGGGAACTCCTCCCGCACCCGGTGCGCCGACCAGGCGGTGGGCCGGGGCCCCTGGGCGTAGACGGCCTCGTGGAGCACGGCGTAGAGCGGCGCGGTGGCGAAGGAGGCGATGCCGTCCATCCCGCGGAGGAAGGCATCGCTCAGCCGCGGCCGCCGGCCACCGGTGAAGGCGGTCTCCAGGAGGTAGTGGAGGGAGTCGAAGCCGCGGGAGGTGCCGAAGGTGAGGCCGGCGGTCTGGAACCGGCGGACCGTCAACCGCTCGCCGCCGGGCAGCAGTTCCTCGTTCTCGGCGAGGTGGGCGGCGACCGCGTCGGCGAGGTGCTGGTCCTCCGGGTAGCGGGCGAAGAAGCGCTCGTTCTGCCGCAGGGTGCGGCGGTACGCGGCGCGGTACACCTCGTCGGCGTGGGCGGTGAGGCTCGGCAGGCCGCCGGCGATCATGGCCCGGGTGAGCCCCTCGGGGGCGAGGCCGAGATAGCCGACCGTGCAGAAGCCGCCGAAGCTCTGCCCGAGCACCGCCCAGGGCTCCTCGCCCTGGAGTCCGCGCCGCAGCAGCTCGGCGTCGCGGACGATCGAGTCGGCCCGGAAGTGCGTCAGGTACTCGGCGGGATCCGGGAGTTCGGCGAGGCTGTGCCGGTCGGCCGGGGTGCTGCGGCCGGTGCCGCGCTGGTCGAGGAGGACGACCCGGTGGTTCCGCAGCGCCCGGCGGAGCCAGGCCCCGGCGGCGTTCGGCCGCTCGGCGAGGATGCCGGGGCCGCCCTGGAGCCAGAGCAGCCGGGGCAGCCCGGCGTTCTCCCGGCCGGCCGCGACGACCTCGCGGGCGTAGACCCGGATGCTCCCGCCGCCGGGGCGGTCGTGGTCGAGCGGTGCGTCGAAGAAGTGATCGGTGCAGACGAGGCCGTCGTGGCGATGGGTGCTCAAGGCTCCGTGGTCTCCGTGGTCTCGGCGGGGGAATGGACGATCGATTCTGCCCCAGCCGCGCCGCCGCCGGCCTCGGGCGGCGGCGCCCGCCGGTGGCCTCAGACGAGGGCGGCGGCCAGCAGGGTGAAGGCGGCGACGATGACGGCGACCCGGACGTAGTGGTAGCGGTTCCAGCGGTGGAGCTGCTCCGCCCAGTCGGCGGGCCGGGTCTCCGGGGTCCAGGTCCGGTTCCGGTTGTTGATCGGGACCAGCAGCAGCAGCGACATGACCACGCTGACGATCAGCAGGACGGCGGCGGCCACCACGAGTCCGGCCCCGTGGTGGTGCCGGCCGGCGACGGCCCAGGCGGCGCTGAGGACGACGGAGCCTATGTACCAGTACGGCATCAGGGTGCCGAGCATCCGGCCGCCGTGGGCGTGGCCGAGCTGGCCGGCGTCCTCGGGAAGCGCGTCCAGGATCCGGTTGAAGATGAAGGCGACGGAGAACTCCACCCCCACCATCAGGCCCACGACGACGGTGGTGACGACCTCGAGTGCGTCGAGCATGACGATCCCTCCGTTGAACTAGCGTTGCTAGCTGATGAGGCAACGCTAGTACTGCTGCCGCTCTTTTGTCTAGCAATGCTAGGATCGAGCCATGTCGGTACAGGAACGCAAGCAGCGCGAAAGGGCGGAACGCGAGCGCCTCATCGTGGCGACGGCCCGCGAACTCGCCGAGCAGCAGGGCTGGGACGCGGTCACCACCCGCCGGCTCGCCGAGCGCATCGAATACAGCCAGCCCGTCCTCTACAGCCACTTCCGCGGCAAGCGGGAGATCATCGGCGCGGTCGCCCTGGAGGGCGCCACCGAACTGGCCGCGGCGGTACGGGCCGCGACCTCCGCCGAGGACGGCCCGCGCGCCCGGGTGACCGCCCTGGCCCGCGCCTATCTCGACTTCGCCGTGCGGAACCCCGCGGTCTACGACGCCCTCTTCCAGCTCGACGGCGGACTGGCGTACGCGCGGGAGGACACCCCCGCGCCGCTGAAGGACGCCTTCGCCGCCCTCCTCGAAACCCTCGCCGAGGTGGCCGGCGAAGGCGTCGTGCCGGGCCTGTTCACCGAGGTGTTCTGGGCGGGGCTGCACGGGCTCGCCACCCTCGGCCGAGCGGGCCGGCTGCTCCCCGAGGACGCCGAGCCCAGGCTGCGCCTGCTGGTCGACCGGCTCGCCGTGGTCTGACCCGGCGTCCGCCGGGCCGGCCCACCCGGGACCGGGGATAGCCTGGCGGGCGTGCTTCTCGACGAGTTCCGCCGCCGCTTCGCACCGGGGATCAGGGCCTGGCTGGACTGGGGCGCGCTGGAGCGGGCCGGCGCCCCGGTGAGCGTCGAGACCACCGAGGGCGCGGCGGCGCCGGACGCGCTGGGGCGGCTCCTCACGGTCTGGTACCGGGCCCCGGACGGCGGCGACGGGGACTGGTGGGGCCGGGGCGGCTGCTGCTGGACGGCAACCACCGCGCGGCGGCCGCCCGGCTGGCGCTCGGCCCGGGCCGGCGCGGGCGGCACGCCGGTTACGGGGCCTCGGTGAGCCTCGGCTCGGCCTCCTCCGGCCGTCCCGGCCGTCCCGCCCGGTCCGGCCGCTCCGGCCGCTCCGCCTGTTCCGCGGCTTGCCTGCGCAGCAGATAGCGCTGGATCTTCCCGGTGCTGGTGCGCGGCAGCCGGTCGACGAAGCGGACGATCCGCGGGTATTTGTAGGGCGCGATCCGCTCCTTGGCGAAGGCCTGCAGCTCGGCCGCCTTCTCCGGGCCGGCCGCCGCGCCCGCCGCCAGCACCACGTACGCCGCCGCCACCTGGCCCCTGAGGGCGTCCGGTGCGGCCACCACCGCCGCCTCCAGCACCTCCGGATGCGCCGTCAGCGCCGCCTCCACCTCCGGCCCGGCGATGTTGTAGCCGGCCGAGACGATCATGTCGTCGCTGCGGGCCTGGAACCAGAAGTAGCCGTCCGGGTCGCGGACATAGGTGTCCCCGGTGAGGTTCCAGCCGTCCCGGACGTAGGCCCGCTGCTGCTCCGCGCTCCCGGCCTGCCCCAGGTACCGGCAGCCGGTCGGGCCCTGGACGGCGAGGAGTCCGGGGGTGCCGTCCGGCACCGGGACGCCCTCCTCGTCCTGCACCCGGGCCCGGTAGCCGGGCACCACCCGGCCGGTCGAGCCGGGGCGGATCTCCTCGTCGGCCGAGGCCAGGAAGATGTGCAGCAGCTCGGTCGAGCCGATCCCGTCGATGATCGCGGTACCGGCCGCCCGGTGGGCCTCCTCCCACACCGACCGCGGCAGCGGCTCGCCGGCCGAGACGCAGCGCCGGTACCCGCCCAGCGCCCGGGCCGCCTCCGGGCCAGCGGCCAGCATGGCGCGGTACGCCGTCGGCGCCGTGAACAGCACCGAGGCGCCGTACCGGCCGGCGGCGTCCAGCAGGGCGTCCGGGGTGGGCTGTTCGAGCAGCAGCACGGAGGCGCCGACGCGCAGCGGGAAGATCAGCTGGCCGCCCAGGCCGTAGGTGAAGCCGAGCGGCGGGGTGCCGGCGAAGACGTCGGCGGCGAGCGGGCGCAGCACCGAGCGGGAGAAGGTGTCGGCGACCGCGAGGACGTCCCGGTGGAAGTGGGCGGTGGCCTTCGGCTGGCCGGTGGTGCCCGAGGTGGGGGCGAGCAGCGCCACGTCGTCGGGGGCGGTCGGCACCGGCGCGAAGTCCTCGGCGGCCTTGCGGGCGAGCGCTATCAGGTCCTCCGGCGAGTCCGGATCGCCGTACCGGACCAGCGGGGTTCCCGGAGAGGCCGAGGCCAGCCCGGCCTCCGCCTCCTCGGTCCAGCGGTGGTCGCAGAGCGCCAGATCGGGCCGGGTGACCTCGGCCAGCGCGGCCACCTCGCCCGCGCGCAGCAGCGGGACGCTGGTCACCACGACGCCGCCGGCCCGCAGCACCGCGAACCAACTCGCGACCAGCCAGGGGTTGTTGGGCCCGCGCAGCAGCACCCGGTTGCCGGGCACCAGCCCGTACCGCTCGGTGAGCACCCGGGCGATCCGGTTCGACCGCCGCAGCAGGTCCCCGTACGTCCAGAGGCCGCCCCCGGGGGTGCGGAGGCAGGGGCGGTCCTGGCCGAAGCGGAGGGCGCTGACGTCCAGCAGTTCGGTCGCGCAGTTCAGCCGGGCCGGTACCGGCAGCGGGCGGAGGACCGGCCACAGCTCGCCGGGCGGGAGGCGGTCCCGGCAGAAGGTGTCGGTGTGGGCGGAGGGGGAGAGCGGCGTCGGCGGGGACGAGGGCATCGCGGAGCTCCTCTCCTGGGCCTCCTCAGTATTGCGCCGCCATGACGAGAGTCAACAGAGCGAACGACGCCGGGGCGCGGGTGCGGGCGCCCGGGGCGCCACCGTGCGCCGGGGGTGGGGGAGATGAGGGGGTGTCAGGGGCGGGTAGGGATATCGCCGCGCGGACGGATAACGTCAGGTCGGCCGCTTGAACGAAGCAGGAGGAGCCCGAGTATGCGAGGGAACGCCCGCACTCCGGAGGACGAGGCCCGCCGTACCCGAACCCCCCGTACCCGAACCCTCCGAATACCCCGGAGCCCGCGTCGCGGCGCCCTCGCGGCGGCGGCCGCGGTCTCCGCGCTGGCGCTCGGGCTGGGCGGGTGCTCGCACGCCGGGTCGGTGAAGGGCGGTTCCGGCGAGGCGGTCACGCCCGGCGCGTCCGCCGCCGGCTCGGCCGCGGCGGGGCCGATACCCGTCGGCGCCGGCCCGCAGAGCGACTACACCTTCCAGCAGCAGCCGCCCGCCGGCAGCTGCCACCTCCGCACCGACGGCGGCCAGCCGCTGCCGGACCCCTCCTGCACGCCCGGGGCGCTCAACCCGAAGGTGACCCAGGCCACCCTCAGGTCGACCATCTGCCGCTCCGGCTACACCAGCGACATCCGGCCGCCCTCCGGCATCACCGGCCGGGAGAAGAAGGCCAACGCCAAGTCCTACGACTACACCGGCTCGCTGCGGGACGCCGAGTACGACCACCTGATCAGCCTGGAGCTGGGCGGCGACCCCAACGACCCCCGCAACCTGTGGGTGGAGCCGCCGTCCCCGGGCCACCGCTCGGGCGCCGGCCCGAACAACCCCAAG contains the following coding sequences:
- a CDS encoding alpha/beta fold hydrolase; this translates as MSTHRHDGLVCTDHFFDAPLDHDRPGGGSIRVYAREVVAAGRENAGLPRLLWLQGGPGILAERPNAAGAWLRRALRNHRVVLLDQRGTGRSTPADRHSLAELPDPAEYLTHFRADSIVRDAELLRRGLQGEEPWAVLGQSFGGFCTVGYLGLAPEGLTRAMIAGGLPSLTAHADEVYRAAYRRTLRQNERFFARYPEDQHLADAVAAHLAENEELLPGGERLTVRRFQTAGLTFGTSRGFDSLHYLLETAFTGGRRPRLSDAFLRGMDGIASFATAPLYAVLHEAVYAQGPRPTAWSAHRVREEFPEFGYAGSRPVRFTGEMIYPWLFDEDPALVPLKATAEALAARTGWPALYDPERLAANTVPTAAAVYYDDMFVDREMSLETAAAIRGLRPWVTNAHAHDGVKADPAVFDRLEAMVGGEL
- a CDS encoding DUF1772 domain-containing protein; the encoded protein is MLDALEVVTTVVVGLMVGVEFSVAFIFNRILDALPEDAGQLGHAHGGRMLGTLMPYWYIGSVVLSAAWAVAGRHHHGAGLVVAAAVLLIVSVVMSLLLLVPINNRNRTWTPETRPADWAEQLHRWNRYHYVRVAVIVAAFTLLAAALV
- a CDS encoding TetR/AcrR family transcriptional regulator encodes the protein MSVQERKQRERAERERLIVATARELAEQQGWDAVTTRRLAERIEYSQPVLYSHFRGKREIIGAVALEGATELAAAVRAATSAEDGPRARVTALARAYLDFAVRNPAVYDALFQLDGGLAYAREDTPAPLKDAFAALLETLAEVAGEGVVPGLFTEVFWAGLHGLATLGRAGRLLPEDAEPRLRLLVDRLAVV
- a CDS encoding AMP-binding protein, with the protein product MPSSPPTPLSPSAHTDTFCRDRLPPGELWPVLRPLPVPARLNCATELLDVSALRFGQDRPCLRTPGGGLWTYGDLLRRSNRIARVLTERYGLVPGNRVLLRGPNNPWLVASWFAVLRAGGVVVTSVPLLRAGEVAALAEVTRPDLALCDHRWTEEAEAGLASASPGTPLVRYGDPDSPEDLIALARKAAEDFAPVPTAPDDVALLAPTSGTTGQPKATAHFHRDVLAVADTFSRSVLRPLAADVFAGTPPLGFTYGLGGQLIFPLRVGASVLLLEQPTPDALLDAAGRYGASVLFTAPTAYRAMLAAGPEAARALGGYRRCVSAGEPLPRSVWEEAHRAAGTAIIDGIGSTELLHIFLASADEEIRPGSTGRVVPGYRARVQDEEGVPVPDGTPGLLAVQGPTGCRYLGQAGSAEQQRAYVRDGWNLTGDTYVRDPDGYFWFQARSDDMIVSAGYNIAGPEVEAALTAHPEVLEAAVVAAPDALRGQVAAAYVVLAAGAAAGPEKAAELQAFAKERIAPYKYPRIVRFVDRLPRTSTGKIQRYLLRRQAAEQAERPERPDRAGRPGRPEEAEPRLTEAP